The following are from one region of the Amblyraja radiata isolate CabotCenter1 chromosome 42, sAmbRad1.1.pri, whole genome shotgun sequence genome:
- the LOC116967954 gene encoding isochorismatase domain-containing protein 2-like, with protein sequence MAAIRVGKLGIETSALFLCDMQEKFRQRVAFFPEIVSFADRMLQGARILDIPILVSEQYPKGLGPTVPELGTSGMRKISKTCFTMMCPDLEREIESLPRLKSVILCGIETQACIMSTTLDLLEKGFEVHVIADACSSRR encoded by the exons ATGGCGGCCAttcgagtgggcaagttgggcatcgAGACCAGCGCTCTGTTCCTTTGTGACATGCAGGAGAAGTTCCGACAGCGCGTGGCGTTCTTCCCCGAGATCGTATCGTTTGCGGACCGGATGTTGCAG ggAGCCCGCATTCTGGACATCCCCATCCTGGTGTCAGAACAATATCCCAAGGGTCTGGGCCCAACGGTCCCGGAGTTGGGAACATCAGGAATGAGAAAGATCAGCAAGACTTGCTTCACCATGATGTGCCCGGACTTGGAGCGAGAGATCGAATCTCTTCCCCGCCTGAAGTCCGTCATTCTGTGTGGGATCGAGACTCAGGCTTGTAtcatg agCACAACACTCGATCTCCTCGAGAAAGGATTCGAAGTCCACGTCATCGCTGACGCCTGTTCATCGCGCAGGTGA